Proteins encoded in a region of the Flammeovirga yaeyamensis genome:
- a CDS encoding FadR/GntR family transcriptional regulator, which produces MEFEMEKIQVEKPSSIIIRKLKEMIEVGVLKPNDTLPPERKLSEQFGVGRSHVREALKKMEFFGLLKTQPQSGTVVVGLGAKALEGLITNILEIDNNDFFSLIETRILLEVKIAGLAAQRREDADLEFVEKALEEYERAVLNNTDDISEKDFMFHLSLSRCSKNSTLKSLLMTITPDILNHFERERVCSKESRLEAVNEHRALFNAIKDGNEFKAQKIMEGHLNPILESAKKKYNSIY; this is translated from the coding sequence ATGGAATTTGAAATGGAGAAAATACAGGTGGAGAAACCATCTAGTATTATTATTCGAAAACTAAAAGAGATGATTGAGGTAGGTGTATTAAAACCTAACGATACGTTACCTCCTGAAAGAAAACTGAGTGAACAATTTGGTGTCGGAAGAAGTCATGTGAGAGAGGCCCTAAAGAAAATGGAATTCTTTGGTTTACTTAAAACACAACCGCAAAGTGGTACTGTAGTGGTCGGTCTTGGTGCAAAAGCATTAGAAGGACTTATTACAAATATCTTAGAAATTGATAATAACGATTTCTTCTCTCTAATTGAAACTCGTATTCTTTTAGAAGTAAAAATTGCTGGTCTTGCGGCACAAAGAAGAGAGGATGCAGATTTAGAATTTGTAGAAAAAGCCCTTGAAGAGTACGAAAGAGCAGTTTTAAACAATACGGATGATATCTCTGAAAAGGATTTCATGTTCCACCTTTCTTTGAGTAGATGTTCTAAAAACTCAACATTAAAGAGTTTATTAATGACGATCACTCCAGATATTCTAAATCACTTCGAAAGAGAGCGTGTTTGTTCTAAAGAAAGTAGATTAGAAGCGGTAAACGAACATAGAGCATTGTTCAATGCGATTAAAGACGGAAACGAATTCAAGGCACAAAAGATTATGGAAGGTCACTTGAATCCAATTCTTGAATCGGCGAAGAAAAAATACAATTCGATTTACTAA
- a CDS encoding RagB/SusD family nutrient uptake outer membrane protein — MKTSIKYIFTVLLLMSFTACDSFLTEYPYSEVAVDNYLKNDDEVETAVIGIYSGLQEVVQQEYAILEMRTDNAGTRSGVGDWAQFETFTILTTNSVVANYWKQLYMTIYRCNLVLANIDNVVDPAKKQQFEAEAKFVRGYLHFNAVRLFGHVPLADRIVKEGDTEGYKQAAPDEVYALVESDLTFAAENLPTTAQIPLGRANKESAETMLAKYLLQFKRYDEAKTMLENVINTGQFSLTPDYRTIFYQELGSEIIFPIQFIDDNTENSQEFSYYFLFEQGSHNYATDNMINLYESQPGVSGEDLRYTANIIDQRGVRKGCGKFVTQANNIRLAGNDYVLIRYTDVLLLYVEAVIGDNFQTNDAVALDYFNQVRARAGLDALENITKPTLANERRKEFLYENQRWFDLERTGDLEATITNFMRDQGLRFDKRHLLLPIPQRELDTSKGVLQQNPGY, encoded by the coding sequence ATGAAAACTTCAATTAAATATATATTCACTGTCTTACTATTGATGAGCTTTACTGCTTGTGATAGCTTCTTGACAGAATATCCTTACTCGGAAGTAGCTGTTGATAACTACTTGAAAAACGACGACGAAGTAGAGACTGCCGTAATCGGTATCTACTCAGGTTTACAAGAAGTAGTACAACAAGAGTATGCGATTTTAGAAATGAGAACTGACAACGCAGGTACACGTAGTGGTGTAGGTGACTGGGCACAGTTCGAGACATTTACTATTCTTACAACAAACTCTGTAGTTGCCAACTACTGGAAACAGTTATACATGACGATCTATCGTTGTAACTTGGTGTTAGCGAACATCGATAACGTGGTAGATCCTGCTAAAAAACAACAATTTGAAGCAGAAGCTAAATTTGTTCGTGGTTACTTACATTTCAATGCAGTTCGTTTATTTGGTCATGTGCCATTAGCAGATAGAATTGTAAAAGAAGGAGATACGGAAGGTTACAAGCAAGCCGCTCCTGATGAAGTGTATGCTTTAGTTGAATCTGATTTAACTTTTGCTGCAGAGAACTTACCAACAACAGCGCAAATTCCTTTAGGAAGAGCAAACAAAGAATCTGCAGAAACAATGTTGGCAAAATATCTTTTACAATTTAAAAGATATGATGAAGCAAAAACTATGTTAGAGAATGTGATTAATACTGGTCAATTCTCACTTACTCCTGACTACCGTACTATTTTCTATCAAGAATTAGGTAGCGAAATTATTTTCCCAATCCAATTCATTGATGATAACACAGAAAACTCTCAAGAATTCTCATATTACTTCTTATTCGAGCAAGGTTCGCATAACTATGCTACAGATAATATGATCAATTTATATGAGTCTCAGCCAGGTGTTAGCGGAGAGGATTTAAGATATACTGCCAATATTATCGATCAAAGAGGTGTACGTAAAGGCTGTGGTAAATTTGTAACACAAGCCAATAATATTAGACTAGCTGGTAACGATTATGTCTTGATTAGATATACTGACGTGCTATTACTTTATGTTGAAGCTGTAATTGGCGACAACTTCCAAACAAACGATGCAGTTGCTTTAGATTACTTTAACCAAGTAAGAGCAAGAGCAGGTTTGGATGCTTTAGAAAACATCACGAAGCCTACATTAGCGAACGAGCGTCGTAAAGAATTCCTTTACGAAAACCAACGTTGGTTCGACTTAGAAAGAACAGGTGATTTGGAAGCTACAATTACCAACTTCATGAGAGATCAAGGTTTACGTTTTGATAAACGCCACTTATTACTTCCAATTCCTCAAAGAGAATTGGATACAAGTAAAGGGGTGTTACAACAAAACCCTGGTTACTAA
- a CDS encoding fibronectin type III domain-containing protein, whose product MKTLNYLFGAFILTVLSVGNLFAQNAPDSDGNVYIDISKDYTAHDGAGNYAGNTPWTVTSDASAPYGTVLATTNENLSSNADHPFSANYGSSVSYEFTSEAGQSRYVWVLLKTPTTSTGRFFASVNGKCIDKRNDTEYAELRSRIDSDGWQWVRLGNNVKDLLLEGTNVFRIYHYRSDLQIGRVLLAKSEDVFPVLDAATNFAVASNDASTMTITWSVASKTGFVMEQDNNTERAFNPSYLVSLNGNAITEEPTVDATEKHTENSITINKSDLQDGDNTIAVQLAQFTRKSSSSDILGKSAVAEFTFNSNDAGNGGDNGGDTEGEQQDEAHTADANGVYMFQATKYLESKAGTAAFDGEQWLVGNDPVQGKYMYLENTTSDNRNETSAERYISPSLVYKINMPEAKTGFVWALVNEGSKDGGRVWANMNGLDLDKRAENEYGSAARSRISEEMAGQWQWILINNQANSSVVKAGDNLIEFFKARPNIKIAKIAFTPQQDINLIIDTPEPRVTANDGTKVTIGWDEPTLTGDLYDNGDNIFTNKAFVYRVKLGDTVIGDDITTRNIEIAATDLETPQVVTVEVGHEFKKNSSSTHMTYSLEGDITVDKNSQPGGNEDTEAPTKPTDLASSDVTATSVKLTWTASTDNIAVAGYKVTQNGTDLAATASTNEMEVTGLTAETEYTFTVRAYDAAGNESDASDAITVTTAEAGNPGDGNGTGIIIQADEDRIYSWDATDFDFNHAGTGAFEGERWLVGADPEVGRYVYLANTDTTTNANKVSADRGESPSLTYNLADVDASSSRYIWALINQGQKHSGTVYADVNGICAAARTAGEYGIDFGSRVSEEAEGHWQWVQIGYNVQSIAKDGQLNTIEIFKAYPDIKIAKFMFTRTQEYVPIMNRPRVFIQDNDGSSVTVSWDTPVLQHVLYDHEMNIYGEGYNTPDFTYKVRVEGQSEVEIKDNFIKIPYDQLASPKTVTVQIGHLFRTGSSKSAISFSLPTRFAGVSPESQPDFEAPSKPMDFAAIDVQGTNVALSWTASTDNVGVLGYNIYQDGIKIQTTTATSYKVVGLNVSTKYTFEVEAYDAAGNVSEKSDPLEITTRDKDDELTDRPSKVDDLATSLVTHESFTLSWRPSNSLNGIEGYYVFLRAQGESDFRMVAQLNGGTFSYSVQGLDMGVTYEMMVRAEDGAGHLSEESEIHTEKTADRPLSADDNLRVSLISKVYPNPAVSDINIEFTSEVSYQIYNLTGQTIVSGTAQKVKVDLPKGTYILVAIDRNGNKESAKLLCF is encoded by the coding sequence ATGAAAACTTTAAACTATTTGTTTGGGGCATTTATACTTACTGTGCTGTCGGTAGGTAACCTATTTGCTCAAAACGCACCTGATAGCGACGGGAATGTTTATATAGATATTTCCAAAGATTACACAGCACATGATGGTGCTGGTAATTATGCAGGCAACACTCCATGGACAGTAACTTCGGACGCATCAGCTCCATATGGTACTGTATTAGCAACAACAAACGAAAACTTATCGAGTAATGCAGATCATCCATTTTCTGCAAATTATGGATCTTCTGTATCGTATGAATTTACTTCAGAAGCAGGCCAAAGTCGTTATGTTTGGGTTTTATTAAAAACGCCAACAACTTCTACAGGTCGTTTCTTTGCTTCAGTGAATGGTAAATGTATTGATAAAAGAAATGATACCGAATATGCTGAATTAAGATCAAGAATTGATTCAGACGGGTGGCAATGGGTACGTTTAGGAAACAATGTAAAAGACCTATTGTTGGAAGGTACTAATGTATTTAGAATCTATCACTACAGAAGTGATTTACAAATAGGTCGTGTATTACTAGCAAAATCTGAGGATGTATTCCCTGTATTGGATGCAGCAACAAATTTTGCGGTTGCTTCTAATGATGCATCTACAATGACAATTACTTGGTCTGTGGCATCAAAGACTGGTTTCGTAATGGAGCAAGATAATAATACGGAGAGAGCTTTCAATCCATCTTATTTAGTGTCTTTAAACGGTAACGCAATCACTGAAGAACCAACTGTAGATGCAACAGAAAAGCATACAGAGAATTCAATCACGATCAATAAATCAGATTTGCAAGATGGTGATAACACAATTGCAGTACAATTAGCTCAATTTACTAGAAAATCGAGTAGTAGTGATATTCTTGGTAAGTCTGCTGTTGCTGAATTTACCTTTAATTCTAATGATGCAGGTAATGGTGGTGATAACGGAGGTGATACAGAAGGCGAGCAACAAGACGAAGCACACACAGCAGATGCAAATGGCGTGTATATGTTCCAAGCGACAAAATACTTAGAAAGCAAAGCAGGTACTGCAGCTTTTGATGGTGAGCAATGGTTAGTTGGAAACGACCCTGTTCAAGGTAAATACATGTACTTAGAGAACACAACTTCTGATAACAGAAACGAAACTTCAGCAGAAAGATATATTTCTCCATCATTAGTGTATAAAATCAATATGCCTGAAGCTAAAACAGGTTTTGTATGGGCATTGGTTAATGAAGGTTCTAAAGATGGTGGTCGTGTTTGGGCGAACATGAATGGATTGGACTTGGATAAAAGAGCTGAAAATGAATATGGTTCAGCTGCTCGTTCAAGAATTTCAGAAGAGATGGCTGGTCAATGGCAGTGGATCTTGATCAATAATCAAGCAAACAGCAGTGTTGTAAAAGCAGGTGATAACTTGATTGAGTTTTTTAAAGCAAGACCGAATATCAAAATCGCTAAAATTGCTTTCACGCCTCAACAAGATATCAACTTAATTATTGATACTCCTGAGCCAAGAGTAACGGCAAATGACGGTACTAAAGTAACGATCGGATGGGATGAACCAACTTTAACTGGTGATCTATATGATAATGGTGATAATATCTTTACTAACAAAGCATTTGTTTATAGAGTAAAATTAGGAGATACAGTAATTGGTGATGACATCACTACAAGAAATATCGAAATTGCTGCTACAGATTTAGAAACTCCTCAAGTAGTCACTGTTGAAGTAGGTCATGAGTTCAAAAAGAATTCATCTTCTACACATATGACTTACTCATTAGAAGGTGATATCACTGTAGACAAAAACTCTCAACCAGGTGGTAATGAAGACACAGAGGCTCCAACTAAACCAACAGATTTAGCTTCTTCTGACGTAACTGCTACTTCTGTGAAATTAACATGGACTGCTTCTACAGATAATATTGCTGTTGCAGGTTATAAAGTAACACAAAACGGTACTGATTTGGCAGCAACTGCTTCTACCAATGAAATGGAAGTAACAGGTTTAACTGCTGAAACTGAATATACATTTACAGTAAGAGCATACGATGCAGCAGGTAACGAATCTGATGCTTCTGATGCAATTACAGTAACTACTGCTGAAGCAGGTAATCCTGGTGATGGCAATGGTACAGGTATCATTATTCAGGCAGATGAAGATAGAATCTATTCTTGGGATGCGACTGACTTCGATTTTAATCATGCAGGTACAGGGGCATTCGAAGGAGAAAGATGGTTAGTTGGTGCGGATCCGGAAGTAGGTAGATATGTGTACTTAGCGAATACAGATACAACAACTAACGCTAATAAAGTATCAGCAGATAGAGGTGAATCTCCTAGTCTTACTTATAACTTAGCAGATGTTGATGCTTCATCAAGTAGATATATTTGGGCTTTGATTAATCAAGGTCAGAAGCACTCAGGTACTGTCTATGCTGATGTGAATGGTATTTGTGCAGCAGCTCGAACAGCTGGAGAATACGGTATTGATTTTGGATCTAGAGTATCAGAAGAAGCAGAAGGTCACTGGCAATGGGTGCAAATTGGTTACAATGTTCAATCAATTGCAAAAGACGGACAGTTAAATACTATTGAAATCTTTAAAGCTTATCCTGATATTAAAATCGCGAAGTTCATGTTTACAAGAACACAAGAATATGTGCCAATCATGAACAGACCGAGAGTATTTATTCAAGATAACGATGGTTCTTCTGTAACTGTATCATGGGATACTCCAGTATTGCAACATGTATTGTATGATCATGAGATGAATATCTATGGTGAAGGTTACAACACACCTGATTTCACTTATAAAGTAAGAGTAGAAGGACAGTCAGAAGTAGAAATTAAGGATAACTTCATTAAAATTCCTTATGATCAATTGGCAAGTCCAAAAACGGTAACCGTTCAAATTGGTCACTTATTTAGAACAGGTAGTTCGAAATCAGCAATTAGTTTCTCACTTCCTACAAGATTCGCGGGTGTATCTCCTGAAAGTCAACCTGATTTTGAAGCACCATCAAAACCAATGGACTTCGCTGCTATCGATGTTCAAGGTACTAATGTTGCTTTAAGCTGGACTGCCTCTACAGATAACGTTGGTGTATTGGGTTACAACATCTACCAAGACGGTATTAAGATCCAAACAACAACAGCTACATCATATAAAGTAGTTGGATTGAATGTATCGACAAAATATACTTTCGAAGTGGAAGCTTATGATGCTGCGGGTAACGTTTCAGAAAAATCTGATCCTTTAGAAATCACTACAAGAGATAAAGACGATGAGTTAACGGATCGTCCGAGTAAAGTTGATGATCTTGCAACTTCATTGGTGACTCACGAATCATTTACTTTATCATGGAGACCATCGAACTCTTTAAACGGAATCGAAGGATACTATGTCTTCTTAAGAGCACAAGGTGAAAGCGATTTCAGAATGGTTGCTCAATTGAATGGCGGTACATTCTCTTACAGTGTTCAAGGTTTGGATATGGGTGTAACTTACGAAATGATGGTTCGAGCAGAAGATGGCGCAGGTCACTTGTCAGAAGAATCAGAAATTCACACGGAAAAAACTGCCGATCGTCCATTATCAGCTGATGATAACTTGAGAGTATCGTTAATCTCAAAAGTGTATCCTAACCCAGCGGTAAGTGATATCAACATCGAGTTTACTTCAGAGGTATCGTATCAAATTTACAACTTGACTGGTCAGACGATCGTTTCAGGCACCGCTCAAAAAGTAAAAGTAGATCTACCAAAAGGAACATATATTCTTGTTGCAATTGATAGAAATGGCAACAAGGAATCAGCAAAATTACTTTGCTTCTAA
- a CDS encoding polysaccharide lyase family 7 protein, protein MSKTFKIIGFLFLLFSLVNCTNDKEEDEITSKPDEEVPSNPDPDQDQDENETPEEEPELELLTIIDPSLEKQSFPDWDHEGTVNNSTGESNVNSGDRAAKVTSEGDQLSQVIRVTPGVEYQLSLYVKGGLTLFVKLSDESEVISSVTTDEYSKSSVRFTSSDSLVTIGGRFYAQEGRFDDFAIEEYKEGEVPDADQKPTDVIPSLVQWKVTLPVDADGNDNRYVTDPELRNRNPLEIKDGDLVDYEWFPYFHAENNEVLFKGHCAGTTTRGSYYPRCELRQRVGGGDNYWSVQQYQYLKTVLRVTHLPVVKPEVSMVQIHGPQDEPLRVQYSESTRSSTPWGLHIVYNENFKERTNIEYKMGDRLEVEVIVDKGDITVNIRNLENGQRYNKTYTSVDQTGYFKVGCYTQSTKFLSQVKPEYDQDEPNDAYAEVAVQSIELKETY, encoded by the coding sequence ATGAGTAAGACTTTTAAAATAATTGGTTTCCTTTTTCTACTGTTCAGTCTAGTGAACTGTACCAACGATAAAGAGGAGGACGAGATTACTTCTAAACCAGATGAGGAAGTGCCATCGAACCCTGATCCAGATCAGGATCAAGATGAAAACGAAACTCCGGAAGAAGAACCCGAACTCGAATTGTTGACTATTATTGACCCAAGCTTGGAGAAACAAAGTTTCCCAGATTGGGATCATGAGGGTACGGTGAATAATTCTACAGGAGAAAGTAATGTCAATTCTGGCGATAGAGCCGCTAAAGTGACATCAGAAGGTGATCAATTATCTCAAGTGATTCGTGTAACGCCAGGTGTGGAATACCAACTATCACTTTATGTAAAAGGTGGACTTACACTATTTGTAAAGCTAAGTGATGAAAGTGAAGTGATCTCATCAGTAACTACAGATGAGTATTCGAAGTCTTCTGTTCGATTTACATCATCAGATTCTTTGGTCACTATTGGAGGTAGATTCTATGCTCAAGAAGGACGTTTCGACGATTTTGCTATTGAAGAATACAAAGAAGGCGAAGTGCCAGATGCCGATCAGAAACCTACGGATGTTATCCCATCATTAGTACAATGGAAAGTAACTCTTCCAGTAGACGCAGATGGAAATGATAACAGATATGTTACTGATCCGGAATTGAGAAATAGAAATCCACTAGAAATCAAAGATGGTGATTTAGTCGATTACGAATGGTTTCCTTACTTCCACGCAGAAAATAACGAAGTATTATTTAAAGGACATTGTGCAGGAACAACCACTAGAGGTTCTTACTACCCACGTTGCGAGTTAAGACAACGTGTTGGAGGTGGAGACAATTATTGGAGTGTTCAACAGTATCAATATTTAAAAACGGTATTAAGAGTAACACACTTACCGGTGGTCAAGCCAGAGGTTTCCATGGTACAGATCCACGGGCCTCAGGATGAACCACTGAGAGTGCAATACTCGGAAAGTACACGTTCGTCTACCCCTTGGGGATTACACATCGTTTACAACGAGAATTTTAAAGAACGAACAAATATTGAATACAAAATGGGAGATCGTCTAGAAGTAGAAGTGATTGTTGATAAGGGGGATATTACTGTTAATATCAGAAACTTAGAAAACGGACAACGTTACAACAAAACTTATACTTCTGTAGATCAAACAGGATATTTTAAAGTGGGTTGCTATACACAATCCACAAAATTCCTCTCTCAAGTAAAACCAGAATATGATCAAGACGAGCCAAATGATGCTTATGCAGAGGTGGCAGTTCAATCTATAGAATTAAAAGAAACTTATTAA